The proteins below come from a single Polynucleobacter necessarius genomic window:
- a CDS encoding MOSC domain-containing protein — MRLTSISSGKVSPLFGNHHPDYKSVASAIRKKSISNLQNPATVEINNLGAKGDEQADLSVHGGLEKAIYVYPVEHYAFWNELLTRETKKETQLEYGAIGENFTVECLLETGVFVGDKLRIGELEFVVVKLREPCFKFNAAIGYKGASKAMPQSDYSGWYFVYSKPAWLRQAHKSPSIPAQETPQSPSKINSS; from the coding sequence ATGAGGCTTACCTCCATCTCCTCGGGAAAAGTATCCCCACTTTTTGGCAATCATCACCCCGACTACAAATCTGTCGCCTCAGCGATCCGCAAGAAAAGTATTAGCAACTTGCAAAACCCTGCAACGGTAGAAATCAACAATCTCGGCGCCAAAGGTGATGAACAGGCCGACCTGAGCGTTCATGGAGGTCTCGAGAAAGCTATTTATGTATACCCCGTTGAGCATTACGCATTTTGGAACGAACTACTCACTCGTGAAACCAAAAAAGAGACACAGCTCGAATATGGGGCAATTGGTGAAAACTTCACGGTTGAATGTCTACTGGAAACAGGGGTATTCGTTGGCGACAAATTGCGAATTGGCGAGCTGGAGTTCGTCGTTGTTAAATTGCGAGAGCCTTGCTTTAAGTTCAATGCTGCAATAGGTTACAAAGGCGCCAGCAAAGCGATGCCGCAATCAGATTATAGCGGCTGGTATTTCGTGTACTCAAAACCGGCATGGCTTCGGCAGGCGCACAAATCCCCGTCGATCCCGGCTCAAGAAACACCTCAATCGCCCAGCAAAATCAACAGCTCTTAA
- a CDS encoding Rap1a/Tai family immunity protein translates to MVNVCKLPASPDSRSFCIGYSTAIYDTYLATRHPQRAKPFICIEQPATSRDEVIADFVKFGQENPQTADKPASGVFLGFLAAKFPCARK, encoded by the coding sequence TTGGTCAATGTTTGTAAATTGCCAGCAAGCCCAGATTCACGCAGCTTTTGTATCGGCTATTCCACAGCAATTTATGACACCTATTTAGCAACACGTCATCCACAACGCGCAAAGCCATTTATTTGCATCGAACAACCAGCTACATCACGCGATGAAGTGATTGCGGATTTTGTGAAGTTCGGTCAAGAAAATCCACAAACTGCTGATAAACCAGCATCCGGCGTTTTCCTCGGTTTCTTGGCAGCAAAATTTCCATGCGCTAGAAAATAA
- the recA gene encoding recombinase RecA, whose translation MALDEKRKSVSSEFDGMSGDKQKALTAALAQIEKQFGKGSIMRLGDAEISQDIQVVSSGSLGLDIALGVGGLARGRVIEIYGPESSGKTTLTLHAVAEMQKLGGTCAFIDAEHALDVQYAGKLGVDVNNLLISQPDTGEQALEIADALVRSGSIDLIVIDSVAALVPKAEIEGDMGDSLPGLQARLMSQALRKLTGAIKRTNTTVIFINQIRMKIGVMFGSPETTTGGNALKFYASMRLDIRRIGSIKKGDEVVGNETRVKVVKNKVSPPFREAIFGIMYGAGISREGEIIDMGVEAGIVEKSGSWYSYNGDRIGQGKDNVRDFLKENPDIAKDIEARIREKLGVKVGSAVVTDVLSEEEEVG comes from the coding sequence ATGGCCTTGGATGAAAAAAGAAAATCAGTTTCATCAGAGTTTGATGGAATGAGCGGAGACAAGCAAAAAGCGTTAACAGCAGCCTTGGCGCAGATTGAAAAGCAATTTGGCAAGGGCTCAATCATGCGATTGGGTGATGCTGAAATTAGCCAAGACATACAAGTGGTATCGAGTGGTTCGTTGGGCTTGGATATCGCCCTGGGGGTTGGTGGCTTGGCTCGTGGTCGCGTCATTGAAATTTATGGCCCAGAGTCATCGGGTAAAACGACATTAACCTTGCATGCAGTTGCTGAGATGCAAAAGCTTGGCGGTACTTGTGCATTTATTGATGCTGAACATGCTTTAGATGTTCAGTACGCAGGCAAGCTTGGCGTGGACGTCAATAATCTATTGATTTCTCAACCAGACACTGGTGAGCAAGCTTTAGAGATTGCAGATGCATTAGTGCGTTCTGGTTCAATTGACCTGATCGTCATTGACTCTGTAGCTGCCTTAGTTCCAAAGGCTGAAATTGAAGGTGACATGGGTGATTCCCTGCCGGGTTTGCAAGCGCGTTTAATGAGCCAAGCTTTGCGTAAATTAACTGGCGCTATTAAGCGTACCAATACAACAGTGATCTTTATCAACCAAATTCGCATGAAGATTGGTGTGATGTTTGGTTCACCAGAAACCACTACCGGTGGTAATGCGCTGAAGTTCTATGCCTCAATGCGTTTGGATATTCGCCGTATAGGTAGTATCAAAAAGGGCGATGAAGTAGTTGGTAATGAAACGCGCGTTAAGGTTGTGAAAAACAAGGTTTCTCCACCGTTCCGCGAAGCGATTTTTGGCATCATGTATGGGGCCGGCATCTCGAGAGAGGGCGAGATTATTGACATGGGTGTCGAGGCGGGCATCGTTGAGAAGTCAGGATCTTGGTACAGTTATAACGGCGATCGTATTGGTCAAGGCAAAGATAATGTGCGCGACTTCTTGAAAGAGAACCCAGATATTGCTAAAGATATTGAGGCAAGGATTCGTGAGAAGTTGGGTGTCAAAGTTGGTTCTGCAGTAGTGACCGACGTCTTGAGCGAGGAAGAGGAAGTAGGATAA
- a CDS encoding DUF2878 family protein, translating into MHLGCLDFQDAWPSSNLSPVWMWALWLLVATTINGSLSWLRGRPILGAFLGSICGPMSYEAGIQWALAVGVLEAK; encoded by the coding sequence GTGCATTTGGGATGCCTGGATTTTCAGGATGCTTGGCCATCGAGCAATCTTTCTCCAGTCTGGATGTGGGCGCTTTGGCTATTGGTGGCTACAACAATTAATGGCTCCCTTTCTTGGCTTCGTGGCAGGCCGATTTTGGGGGCCTTTTTAGGGAGTATTTGCGGTCCAATGTCTTATGAGGCAGGTATTCAATGGGCGCTGGCAGTTGGGGTCCTGGAGGCCAAATAA
- a CDS encoding ammonium transporter, giving the protein MQKIGGGKDVEILKSGSDALFILLGAIMVLAMHAGFAFLELGTVRKKNQVNALVKILVDFAVSTIAYFFIGYSIAYGVNFFSGAELLAEKNGYELVKFFFLLTFAAAIPANISGGIAERAKFNPQLIATFVLVGFIYPFFEGIAWNQHYGIQAWIKEFTGEEFHDFAGYVVVNAVGGWIALPAVILLGARRGRYTNEGQISAHPPSSIPFLALGAWILAVGWFGFNVMSAQTIDKISGLVALNSLMAMVGGTLAAWIVGRNDPGFTYNGPLACLVAVCAGSDLMHPVGALVVGFVAGGLFVYMFTLVQNRWKIDDVLGVWPLHGLCGLWGGLAAGIFGAKAFGGIGGITFTGQLIGSALGVSIALMGGIVVYGTLKAVLGIRMSQEEEFEGADLSVHRISSTPDCETNW; this is encoded by the coding sequence ATGCAAAAAATAGGCGGTGGAAAAGACGTGGAAATCTTGAAATCAGGCAGTGATGCTTTATTCATTTTGCTAGGCGCCATTATGGTTCTTGCTATGCATGCGGGCTTTGCATTCTTGGAGCTTGGTACTGTTCGCAAGAAAAACCAAGTAAATGCGCTTGTCAAAATTTTGGTGGATTTTGCTGTCTCTACAATCGCCTACTTCTTTATTGGCTACAGCATTGCCTATGGCGTCAATTTTTTCTCTGGCGCCGAATTGCTTGCAGAGAAAAACGGCTACGAACTTGTGAAGTTTTTCTTCTTACTAACCTTTGCGGCCGCTATTCCGGCGAATATCTCTGGCGGTATTGCTGAGCGAGCAAAATTTAATCCTCAACTCATTGCAACCTTTGTGCTGGTTGGATTTATTTATCCGTTCTTCGAGGGAATCGCTTGGAATCAACACTATGGCATTCAGGCGTGGATCAAAGAATTTACTGGTGAGGAATTCCATGATTTCGCAGGCTATGTAGTAGTGAACGCAGTAGGCGGTTGGATTGCGCTGCCAGCGGTAATTCTGTTGGGCGCACGTCGTGGGCGTTATACCAATGAAGGCCAAATATCAGCACACCCACCATCCAGCATTCCTTTCTTAGCGTTAGGTGCTTGGATATTGGCGGTAGGTTGGTTTGGTTTTAATGTGATGAGTGCGCAAACGATCGATAAGATCAGCGGCCTAGTTGCGCTGAACTCATTAATGGCAATGGTTGGTGGCACGCTCGCTGCATGGATCGTAGGGCGAAATGACCCAGGCTTTACCTATAACGGCCCACTTGCATGTCTGGTTGCGGTCTGCGCTGGTTCTGACTTAATGCATCCTGTTGGCGCGCTAGTTGTTGGCTTTGTTGCTGGCGGATTGTTTGTGTATATGTTTACCTTAGTGCAAAACCGTTGGAAGATTGATGACGTACTTGGTGTTTGGCCATTGCATGGTTTGTGTGGACTATGGGGCGGATTAGCCGCTGGTATTTTTGGCGCAAAAGCATTTGGCGGAATCGGGGGTATTACCTTTACGGGGCAGCTTATTGGAAGTGCCCTTGGGGTTAGCATTGCTTTGATGGGTGGGATTGTGGTTTACGGAACCTTGAAAGCAGTGCTTGGTATAAGGATGTCGCAAGAGGAAGAATTCGAGGGCGCTGATTTAAGTGTGCATCGAATTTCTTCAACGCCCGATTGCGAAACGAACTGGTAA
- a CDS encoding trimeric intracellular cation channel family protein: MEHIQFWIGVVATMAFAVTGVLAIADRGVDLFGVLVLGLITAIGGGTIRDIILEAPVFWSESQIYVWLALGASVMAFVAESFFTQPQIYRRMLYIDGFGAALFAIQGTDKAWTMGYGLPVGPVILGVITAIGGGLIRDILAGRKTLIMSHELYAIPVTLGCCAYILVLNLIPQYALEGSVLCMLGIFGLRAVAIHWDLRVPKMFITKTR; the protein is encoded by the coding sequence ATGGAACACATTCAATTTTGGATTGGGGTGGTTGCAACGATGGCGTTTGCGGTTACAGGCGTACTGGCAATTGCTGATCGAGGCGTTGACCTATTTGGTGTGCTGGTTTTAGGCCTGATAACTGCCATTGGCGGCGGAACCATTCGGGACATTATTTTGGAGGCCCCAGTATTTTGGTCGGAGAGCCAAATATATGTGTGGTTAGCACTTGGTGCCAGCGTCATGGCCTTTGTAGCAGAATCGTTTTTTACTCAGCCACAAATTTACCGCCGGATGTTGTACATCGATGGTTTTGGTGCTGCGCTTTTTGCGATTCAAGGTACAGACAAGGCTTGGACGATGGGATATGGACTTCCCGTGGGACCAGTGATTTTGGGGGTTATTACTGCGATAGGCGGTGGATTAATACGAGACATTCTGGCAGGGCGAAAAACACTCATCATGTCGCATGAGTTGTATGCCATTCCCGTTACTTTAGGATGTTGTGCGTATATATTGGTGTTGAACCTTATTCCGCAATATGCGCTTGAGGGATCGGTACTCTGTATGTTGGGAATTTTTGGATTACGCGCAGTCGCCATTCATTGGGATCTGCGCGTTCCTAAAATGTTTATTACTAAAACGCGCTGA
- a CDS encoding gamma-glutamyltransferase family protein, with translation MASSVHSISRSGCCNTVAGTISGWGAAHKLSKEGLGGKIPLSRLLADAIHYAEAGVPVTYSQSSLTAKKREELSSIPGFSKTFLVNGKAPAVGSIFKQGRLAKTLRQIAAKGTEEFYRGDLADLLAKELTDIGSPLRLSDLHRHQAKLIDPLELRHSLGNVYNMVPPTQGVVSLMIIGILDQLNLKRFKVDSAEYVHHCVEATKQAFKIRDQFITDPAYMTKNAQSFLSPIFLKKLAKNIDPNKALPWGQGKGPADTIWMGMIDGAGNCVSFIQSIYHEFWSGIVLPKSGANWQNRGCSFSLDSKSLNHLEPYCKPFHTLNPAMALFKDGRPMVYGTMGGDGQPQTQCAVFTRTATYGLDPQDAISRPRWLLGRTWGQTSGNTL, from the coding sequence ATGGCATCCAGCGTCCATTCCATTTCGCGGAGCGGTTGCTGCAATACCGTTGCTGGAACCATCTCTGGTTGGGGCGCAGCACACAAACTCTCAAAGGAAGGTCTAGGCGGAAAAATTCCGCTCTCACGCTTATTAGCCGATGCAATTCATTATGCAGAAGCGGGAGTACCTGTTACATATAGCCAATCAAGCTTAACTGCCAAAAAGCGGGAAGAACTGAGCTCGATTCCCGGCTTTTCAAAAACATTTCTGGTTAATGGCAAGGCCCCAGCTGTAGGCAGCATCTTCAAACAAGGGCGACTAGCTAAAACTTTACGTCAAATTGCCGCCAAAGGAACCGAAGAGTTTTATCGGGGTGATCTTGCAGATTTATTGGCAAAAGAGTTGACCGATATTGGTAGCCCATTAAGACTGAGCGATTTGCATCGACATCAAGCAAAACTCATTGATCCACTCGAACTAAGACACAGCCTAGGAAATGTCTACAACATGGTGCCACCTACTCAAGGTGTCGTGTCACTCATGATTATTGGCATCCTGGATCAACTCAATCTCAAGCGCTTCAAGGTAGATAGTGCGGAATACGTTCATCACTGCGTAGAGGCCACTAAACAAGCATTTAAGATTCGCGATCAATTCATTACCGATCCTGCGTATATGACAAAAAATGCGCAATCCTTTTTGTCGCCAATATTTCTAAAAAAACTAGCTAAGAATATTGACCCAAATAAGGCATTGCCTTGGGGTCAAGGTAAAGGACCAGCAGACACCATCTGGATGGGTATGATCGACGGCGCGGGAAACTGCGTTTCGTTTATTCAAAGCATCTATCACGAGTTTTGGTCCGGAATCGTGTTGCCTAAATCTGGAGCTAATTGGCAAAACCGTGGTTGCAGTTTCTCTTTAGACTCTAAGTCTCTGAATCATCTTGAACCCTATTGCAAGCCATTCCACACCTTAAACCCAGCAATGGCCTTATTTAAAGATGGTCGCCCAATGGTTTACGGCACGATGGGTGGCGATGGGCAACCCCAAACCCAATGTGCGGTATTTACCCGCACAGCAACCTATGGTCTCGATCCACAAGACGCGATAAGTCGTCCACGCTGGTTGCTGGGTCGGACCTGGGGGCAGACCAGTGGAAACACGCTTTAG
- a CDS encoding gamma-glutamyltransferase, whose translation MPHSLASESALAILREGGNALEAIVAAAATIAVVYPHMNSIGGDSFWVIHSQGKAMGGIDACGADAGLATKR comes from the coding sequence GTGCCGCACTCCCTCGCTTCTGAATCGGCTTTGGCTATTCTTCGCGAAGGTGGTAATGCACTCGAGGCAATTGTGGCCGCAGCAGCAACAATTGCCGTTGTGTACCCACATATGAATTCTATTGGCGGCGATTCCTTTTGGGTGATTCATTCCCAAGGTAAAGCGATGGGTGGCATCGATGCTTGTGGCGCTGATGCGGGCTTAGCAACGAAACGTTGA
- the maiA gene encoding maleylacetoacetate isomerase, producing the protein MKPKLYSFWRSSAAFRVRIALNLKGINYDIFPVHLSKDGGDQLSETYANKNPNRLVPLLEDGHNSLHQSVAIIEYLEEIHAQPALLPKLAIDRAWVRALALDIASDIHPIDNLRVLRYLVKKLGISTQAKEDWYQHWISVGLDSLEKRLINDQRVGRFVYGDQPGLIDICLVPQIFNALSAKMDMSPYPTIMRIFNECMKLPAFIDASWEKQIDAEGPNPTSAYQ; encoded by the coding sequence ATGAAACCTAAGCTCTATAGTTTTTGGCGCAGCTCAGCTGCATTTCGGGTGCGCATTGCCCTAAATCTAAAGGGCATCAACTATGACATTTTTCCAGTCCATTTAAGTAAAGATGGTGGCGACCAACTTTCAGAAACGTATGCCAATAAAAATCCAAACCGTTTGGTACCACTTCTAGAGGATGGTCATAATAGCCTTCATCAATCGGTTGCCATTATTGAATACCTTGAAGAAATTCACGCGCAACCCGCCCTACTTCCGAAATTAGCAATCGATCGTGCGTGGGTGCGTGCTTTAGCGCTGGATATTGCGAGCGATATCCACCCAATTGATAACTTGAGAGTCTTACGTTACTTGGTAAAAAAACTGGGCATCAGCACTCAAGCCAAAGAAGATTGGTATCAACACTGGATATCCGTTGGCTTAGATAGTCTTGAAAAGCGGTTGATAAATGATCAACGCGTTGGACGATTTGTTTATGGTGATCAACCTGGACTCATTGATATCTGTCTTGTACCTCAGATCTTTAATGCCTTAAGCGCCAAGATGGATATGAGCCCTTATCCAACAATCATGAGAATCTTTAATGAATGTATGAAGCTACCAGCTTTTATAGATGCATCCTGGGAAAAACAAATTGATGCAGAGGGCCCAAATCCAACTAGCGCATACCAATAA
- a CDS encoding DUF6150 family protein, with product MSKFLQKQLILVFLGCFIAMNTHAAQIFITNYPSEANAKVFATKYQSEANCIVYETQYSSDNEPGVWFYTKYKSDARATIYCTQYKLEADLIVYYTKYKSDARCRY from the coding sequence ATGAGCAAATTCCTTCAAAAACAGCTGATTTTGGTATTTTTAGGGTGTTTTATAGCCATGAACACCCACGCAGCCCAAATCTTCATCACCAACTATCCCTCTGAAGCAAATGCCAAAGTCTTTGCAACGAAGTATCAGTCCGAAGCAAATTGCATTGTTTATGAAACGCAATATTCCAGCGATAACGAGCCGGGCGTGTGGTTTTATACAAAATATAAAAGCGATGCGAGAGCAACGATCTATTGCACCCAATACAAATTGGAAGCAGATCTCATTGTCTATTACACCAAGTACAAAAGTGATGCCCGCTGTCGTTATTAA